The Pseudopipra pipra isolate bDixPip1 chromosome 6, bDixPip1.hap1, whole genome shotgun sequence genome includes a region encoding these proteins:
- the CD81 gene encoding CD81 antigen, whose product MGVEGCTKCIKYLLFVFNFIFWLAGGIILGVALWLRHDSQTTNILYLQLGEKQAPNTFYVGIYILIAVGAVMMFVGFLGCYGAIQESQCLLGTFFTCLVILFACEVAAGIWGFVNKDQIAKDVKQFYDQALQQALMGESDANNAKAVVKTFHETLDCCGSDTLTATFTPVWRDDLCPKDSLKSFFENSNCHRKIDDLFSGKLYLIGIAAVVVAVIMIFEMILSMVLCCGIRNSSVY is encoded by the exons ATGGGGGTGGAAGGCTGCACCAAGTGTATCAAATACCTCCTCTTCGTCTTCAACTTCATCTTCTGG CTGGCTGGAGGCATCATCCTGGGAGTGGCCCTGTGGCTCCGGCATGACTCGCAGACAACGAACATCCTCTACCTGCAGCTGGGGGAAAAGCAGGCCCCCAACACCTTCTACGTCG GAATCTACATCCTGATCGCAGTTGGAGCTGTTATGATGTTCGTGGGGTTCCTGGGATGCTACGGCGCTATTCAGGAGTCTCAGTGTCTTCTGGGAACG TTCTTCACTTGCCTGGTGATCCTGTTTGCCTGCGAAGTTGCGGCTGGAATTTGGGGATTTGTCAACAAAGACCAG ATAGCCAAAGATGTGAAGCAGTTCTACGATCAAGCACTTCAACAGGCGCTCATGGGAGAATCGGATGCGAACAACGCGAAAGCTGTAGTGAAGACCTTCCATGAAACG CTGGACTGCTGTGGTTCCGATACTCTAACAGCAACTTTCACTCCCGTGTGGAGGGATGACCTCTGCCCAAAGGACTCCCTGAAAAGCTTTTTTGAG aactcaaactgccacagaaaAATCGATGACCTGTTCTCTGGGAAGCTGTACCTGATTGGTATCGCTGCTGTCGTGGTCGCTGTGATCATG ATCTTCGAGATGATCCTGAGCATGGTGCTGTGCTGTGGCATAAGGAACAGCTCCGTCTACTGA